GACTCAACCCCATGCTTCAAAACCTGCCCTGGCACTTCCTCCCACACTCAACATCACCCAACTTACTACCTGAAGATCAGAATCATATAATTAATATCGCCAGAATCTGAATAGATCTTGAGTAGCTTTCTTGCCGAGAACGAATCAAAAAGACCCCAAGTGATTAATTGGGTATGCATTTGGGTGATCTGGGCCAAGCTCTGACATGAATCCAGAACCGAGAAGGTACGGGGTTTAAGCAAAGAGGGcttaagagaagaagaagaaaagtggTGCGCGGATGAGATATAAAGATTTGACTTTGTGGGTTCTGCATTAGTTCATTCATATGGCTTCCTTCGTTTTTTACCGTATCGGCTTGGATAACGGCAGTGAAGTGGGTAATCTAAATTGTGTGGAGAGAAAGACGCCAGCAAGGCAGGCACCAAGGGCGTACTCCAGACGCACCCAAAGATATAACGATTATGAATGTGAGGCCCCTTTTAGGTGGAAAGTGGAATCAAGTCCGGGCATTGACTCTGATTCAATTCCGATTAGGAGATCGATGGCGTCAACCTCTTCTCGTCGTCAATGGAAATACGATGTGTTTCTCAAATACGATGTATTCTGCACTAAATCAGAAAGGAATTCTCACCTTTATGGATGACCCAGAGCTTGAGAAAGGAAAATCCATTAGGCCTGAACTTTTAGCTGCAACTGAGGAGTCTAGGTCTGCGATTGTCATTCTCTCACCCACCTATGCTGATTCAtcatggtgcttggatgaactcgTCAAGATTATTCAATGCATGAAAGATATGGGCCAACAAGTCCTCCCCGTCTTCTACGGCGTGGATCCTTCTGATGTGCGGCACCAAAggggaaggtttcagctcaaaAGGGAAACCCAAGTAGATGTGGAAGTAAGGGAACATGAAGAAGTTTATGGGAAGAATGAGGACAGACTAAATGCGTGGAGAGCTGCTTTGACTGAGGTCGCCAATCTTTCTGGCTGGGATTCCTGGAATTATTCGTAGGTCTCCTTCCTCCATGCTACTCATATATGTTTCAAAATGAATGTTCTATATGATTtaaattggttttgatttttctgattAAGGGATGGATACGAATGGAGAGAATGAACATCCAGTAAATTTGAGAGACTCACTGGATTACCATTTTGCATTTACTTAATGTTGCCAAATGTTAATATTGTTTTTGCCAGTTACGTTACATTGCTAAGTTTCTAACTCACAGTTTTATCTAAATTTTCTCAGACCTGAATCAACtttaattgattaatcataTACTGAAGAAGTCCGTGTATACATCTTCAAGTGTTGACAAGGGCTTCATAGGAATGGATTCCCGCATTCATGATCTAATAAGCAATTACATATATCCACAGCTTGGTGGGGTGCGTTTTATAGGGATCCATGGCATGCGGGGCATAGGTAAGACAACACTTGCTCGAGCTATCCATGATGATATTTGTCAGGATTTTGACCGAACCTGCTTTCTTTCCAATGTTAGAGAAATGTCTAAAAACAATGGCCTAGTTTCTCTACAAGAAAAACTTCTTTCCAAAATCCTGAtggcaaaaattaaaaatatagagGATGAATACACAGGAGCTGCTATGATAGGAAGGCGGTTGTGTAGAATAAAGGTGCTTGTTGTTATTGATGATGTGGATCAGTTGACAAAATTAGAGAAATTGGCTGAAAGTCGCAACTGGTTTGGTCCAGGGAGTAGAATCATCATAACCACCACAGATTTTCAGTTGCTAAAGGCACATGATGTTGATGCTACATACAAGGCTAACGGGTTAAACTCTAATGAAGCACTtcaacttttgagtttgaaggcTTTTAAGAAATTTCCCCCACCAGAAGATTATTTGCACCTGTGCCACCATATTTTAGGGTATGCTCAGGGGCTTCCATTGGCTCTCGTGGTTTtaggttcttttctctttggTAGAAGCACTGATGAATGGACAAGTGCAACAGATAGGCTAAAGAACACACCACATAAACGCATTATTGAGGTGCTTTGGATTAGTTTTGATGGACTGGATGAAAGGGACAGAGAAATATTCCTACATATTGCTTGCTTTTACAAGGGGAAGGATAAGGATCGTGTGACACAAATACTAGACTATTGCCAGCTAGACCCTGTCATTGGTTTAAGTGTTCTTGCAGATAGATCTCTAATAACTTTCTCCAACAACGAACTGTGGATGCATGATTTGCTACAAGAAATGGGCTGGGAAATTGTTCGGGAACAGTCTCCTAAAGAGCCAGGCAAACGTAGTAGATTATGGTCTCATGAAGACATCAACGATGTGCTGAAGGGAAATAAGGTAAGAGTTTGATAATGAGAAAAAAAGAAGCCAAGCATATTATTATTTGTGTTCAGCACTTCAATTATTCTGTAAAAAAGAAATAAGGCAGATTTACTTGTAGTCTGCTTAGGTCTTGGTATTGTTTGTGTTCTGCACTTGAgttattattctttttgttcATTAACAGGGAACAGATTCAATCCAAGGCAAGGTAATGGAGTTGACTAAATTACAAGTGGCTCATTGGAATCCAGAAGCCTTTTCAAATTTGTCTCAACTGAGTTCTTAATGTCGACCTTCCCAAAGGCCTCAGTTGTCTTTCTAATTCCTTGAGACTCCTCGAATGGACTGGGTATCCCTTAAGATCTCTCCCACAACATTTTGAAGCAGATGAACTTGTTGAACTTAACTTGTGCCACAGCAACATTGAACAGCTTTGGAAGGGAACAAAGGTGTGGCTATTAGTTAATAACTTAATACTCTTCTTGTTTATCTGTAAGAAGCAACTTGTCTGCTCTGTATGGTGGCTCACTGTTTCAATTTTATGTGCAGAATTTTGAGAAGTTGAAGTTTATCAAACTCTGCCATTCTCAAAACATTGTGGAGACCCCAGACCTTGTAGGCGTTCAGAATCTTGAGAGTTTAGATCTTGAAGGATGTGAGAATTTGGTAAGAGTCTATCAATCCCTTGGATTTCTCAAAAAGCTTATTGTCCTGAATCTTAAAGGTCTCGAGAGTCTGCCAAGTAGAATTGAAATGGAATCTCTTGAAATATTAATTATTTCTAGCTGCTTAAAAGTTAAGAAGATTCCTGAGTTTGTTGGAAATATGGAACGTTTGTCGGTGCTTTATCTTGATGAGACTGCCATTGTGGAACTGCCTGTGTCAATTGAACGGCTAAATGGCCTTGTGTCATTGAATCTGAGCAACTGCAGAAATCTTGTCTGTCTTCCGATTGAAGTCTATTAAAAATCTTAATCTTTCTGGATGCTTGAAACTCGGCAAACATCAGGTAAATGTGGGGGAGATGGACTGTTTTGAGGAAAATGATGTGAATAGTGGTTCTGCAATAGAAATGTCATCTACCCATGATCTCATAAAATATGTGAGAGGATCAGTCTTTCATGGATGCGAAGTAGTTTGGGGATCTGTAAATAAGTTCTTGCCTTCTGGATTGCTGCAAAAAGTAAATACAAAGCCAATGAGTATCCGCTTGCCTATATCTGGTCTGTGTAATTTAACATATCTGAACCTAAGTAATTGCAATCTTGGTGAAGGAGCATTTGCCAATGAATTTGGTTACTTTCCTTCTTTGGTGACCTTGAATCTAAGTGGAAACAATTTTGTTCGTCTTCCTTCAGGCATTGGATTGCTTTCTAAGCTTGAGAACTTTAACTTGGAGAATTGCAAGAGACTTCAAGAGTTGTCAGACCTACCATCAAATAGTATACTGGATTTAAGGGCGGATGGTTGTACTTCACTGAAATACTTGTTTGATGCATCAAATTTGAACAGATTAAACAaatcatatttcaatttcatcaattgcttcaatctaaatggcaatcaaggatgcaatAACATAGCATTTGAAATGCTGAAGACATTCATTTATCAGGTACTCCCTCTCTCAGTGTGTGTGTGCGTTTCTGCTCATATACTTAGACATTAATTAACTAACAACCTATCTTTTCTTGCACAGGCAATCTCCAATAAGAGGGAAACTTTTCAAATTGTAATTCCTGGAAGTTATATTCCTGACTGGTTCAACCATTGGAGTTTTGGGTGTTCATTAAGTATATCTTTACCTGCACATTGGAATAACAGTCAGTTTATGGGATTTGCTTTGTGTGCGGTTTTTGTACTCCATGAGCACCAACGGGTGGATGAGCTTTATACATATGAATTTAAGACTTTTAATGCAACACATCATCTTGTATGTTGCCTGAAGCTTGATGGAAGAGAATTGGGTGTATATGGCAGACAGCCTGCATTTCGCTTTAGTGAAAAATTTTGCCAGGTTGAGTCAGATCATCTGTGGCTATTCTATGTATCTCGTGATAAATACTTTGGTATAGAGTGGTGGCCTAACAGTTCCAGTCAGGTTGAGTTCTTATTTGAAACCAGAGGGCCAGGTCTGATGGTGAAGGAGTGTGGAGTCCATCTGATATATGAGCAAGATGTGCAAGAATTGAACCAAACAACCACTCAATGAAGCAGTAGGATGTCTTCTTATGAGGATATATTGATTGGTTTTGACATTCCAGTTGCAGGGGAAATCAGTTGCACTGGTAGCAGAACTTGCACGGTAGAAGAATTGTAGGACTGGCAGAAATATAGGGGATCCACCACTGGCCACTACAATTGAGGGCTTTCTGATCCCATTGTTGGAAATGAGTTGCAGAACATGAATGGCCAATGTCTCCTCTTCTCTCAATTGAATTTCTGCAGTAATTACATTCTGGAGCTCCCTTGCCTTCATCTTTTGCAGTTAGGTGAGTCTTGATCACTCTAGATTTGATAGTTTGCCTAGTTATTAGTTGACTCCCCAAGTTATTTCTAAATGACACTATAATCTTACTTGCATAACCGATATTATTGAAGTAGTTTTACAATAAACTGAATTGCCTCTCTGTAGTTAGTTTGATAGGAAAAGCATATAAAGCTTCTCATATTGATTATAGTCTATAAGCTATCAGTACACTTGTAGGCTTGCACCATTAAGATTATACTTTTATACCGTGTACTCATGTAGAGTGATGTGCTGTTACAGTGAATTTTAAGTAACCTTGCATTAAATTATGTGGCTCCCCTTGAAATGATGACTGGGCCTTTTTA
This portion of the Rosa chinensis cultivar Old Blush chromosome 1, RchiOBHm-V2, whole genome shotgun sequence genome encodes:
- the LOC112173590 gene encoding disease resistance protein RUN1, whose product is MDSRIHDLISNYIYPQLGGVRFIGIHGMRGIGKTTLARAIHDDICQDFDRTCFLSNVREMSKNNGLVSLQEKLLSKILMAKIKNIEDEYTGAAMIGRRLCRIKVLVVIDDVDQLTKLEKLAESRNWFGPGSRIIITTTDFQLLKAHDVDATYKANGLNSNEALQLLSLKAFKKFPPPEDYLHLCHHILGYAQGLPLALVVLGSFLFGRSTDEWTSATDRLKNTPHKRIIEVLWISFDGLDERDREIFLHIACFYKGKDKDRVTQILDYCQLDPVIGLSVLADRSLITFSNNELWMHDLLQEMGWEIVREQSPKEPGKRSRLWSHEDINDVLKGNKGTDSIQGKVMELTKLQVAHWNPEAFSNLSQLSS
- the LOC112200697 gene encoding TMV resistance protein N, yielding MDWNFEKLKFIKLCHSQNIVETPDLVGVQNLESLDLEGCENLVRVYQSLGFLKKLIVLNLKGLESLPSRIEMESLEILIISSCLKVKKIPEFVGNMERLSVLYLDETAIVELPVSIERLNGLVSLNLSNCRNLVNVGEMDCFEENDVNSGSAIEMSSTHDLIKYVRGSVFHGCEVVWGSVNKFLPSGLLQKVNTKPMSIRLPISGLCNLTYLNLSNCNLGEGAFANEFGYFPSLVTLNLSGNNFVRLPSGIGLLSKLENFNLENCKRLQELSDLPSNSILDLRADGCNNIAFEMLKTFIYQAISNKRETFQIVIPGSYIPDWFNHWSFGCSLSISLPAHWNNSQFMGFALCAVFVLHEHQRVDELYTYEFKTFNATHHLVCCLKLDGRELGVYGRQPAFRFSEKFCQVESDHLWLFYVSRDKYFGIEWWPNSSSQVEFLFETRGPGLMVKECGVHLIYEQDVQELNQTTTQ
- the LOC112200685 gene encoding disease resistance protein RPV1 produces the protein MYSALNQKGILTFMDDPELEKGKSIRPELLAATEESRSAIVILSPTYADSSWCLDELVKIIQCMKDMGQQVLPVFYGVDPSDVRHQRGRFQLKRETQVDVEVREHEEVYGKNEDRLNAWRAALTEVANLSGWDSWNYS